The genomic region CACTACTCGCGTTGCTGGTACAGCACCCGCCCCACGAACGACTGTTTCACCTCGTCGTCCTGATTCTTCGTCTCGACGCGGCTCAGGACGAGGCCGACGCCCGGCCGGTAGTCGGCCTGTTTCTCCAGCACCTCGGTCTCGACGTGCAGTTCGTCGCCGGGTCGAACCGGGTTGGGCCACCGGAGCTCGTCGACTCCCACCGCCCCCAGCGCGGCCGTGCCGGGGAAGATGCCCTCGACGAGCAGCCGCATCGTCATCGAACCGGTGTGCCAGCCGCTGGCGACCAGCCCGCCGAACAGTGACTCCTCGGCCGCCTCGGGGTCGGTATGGAAGGGCTGCGGGTCGTACTGCTGTCCGAAGTCGGTTATCTCCGCCTCGTCGACGACGTAGCTGCCGTGCTCGCGGGTCTCGCCGACATCGAGGTCCTCGAAATACTCCATGCGATGGGGGTCGCCGCGGTGCGACAAAAGTGTCTGGCTTGCGGGGGTGTGCTCAGCCGGTCGAGACGAGGTAGACCGACACGCCGGCGAGCGCGATACCGGCCAGCTTCCGGGCCGACGCCGGCTCGTCCAGCACGAGGATGCCGACGATGGAACTCGTCACGAGGAACATCGCGAAGATGGGCGAGACGACGCTCACCGGTCCCTGCGAGAGCGCCTTGTAGTACGCGAGGATGCCGATGCCGAGACACGCCCCCGCCGCGTAGACGAACCC from Haloarchaeobius sp. HME9146 harbors:
- a CDS encoding MaoC family dehydratase codes for the protein MEYFEDLDVGETREHGSYVVDEAEITDFGQQYDPQPFHTDPEAAEESLFGGLVASGWHTGSMTMRLLVEGIFPGTAALGAVGVDELRWPNPVRPGDELHVETEVLEKQADYRPGVGLVLSRVETKNQDDEVKQSFVGRVLYQQRE
- a CDS encoding EamA family transporter, translated to MNYLLWAVLALVAYTLVAPLMSIATNGDASIPSNVATLLGNGILVAITLGVVSYTGENPTQYLTHPKAGFVYAAGACLGIGILAYYKALSQGPVSVVSPIFAMFLVTSSIVGILVLDEPASARKLAGIALAGVSVYLVSTG